One window of Colias croceus chromosome 6, ilColCroc2.1 genomic DNA carries:
- the LOC123692292 gene encoding uncharacterized protein LOC123692292, producing MELRNVNFTLFLIITQCFVCRIFASYNKDVVCIVEKGDTICKAAGTRKTADVNLPSHEPYIPTKEPAIFYDCSSLHCDSIKLYSLTQLSTLAQNLRFCYLEGKNYNCQKLKYRSYKDIDKLLFLSNNIPNKVFYFVDCLMYSDGARVCHRKEEIDSHAKLVDTGNIVRPNEANILSQDEFICEQSEDKRIICDFNQFVPYNDELKLKDSLKTKTNILLKTGTSLVNLDYSCLNSWCGYSGQMSPTRRIEHYEPPGGKVYRCYYAKGQQACKELYGRMRSVYNDRDWLSS from the exons ATGGAACTTAGAAATGTGaattttacgttatttttaattataactcAGTGTTTCGTATGTAGGATCTTTGCG agcTATAATAAAGATGTAGTTTGCATTGTAGAAAAG GGAGACACAATATGCAAAGCAGCAGGAACTCGAAAAACAGCTGACGTTAACCTTCCCTCACACGAACCTTATATACCAACAAAAGAACCagcaatattttatgattgttCATCCCTGCATTGTGATTCTATAAAACTTTACTCGTTAACACAATTATCAACCTTGGCCCAAAATCTAAGGTTTTGTTATCTGGAAGGGAAAAACTACAAttgtcaaaaattaaaatatcgtaGCTACAAAGATATAGATAAGTtactatttttatcaaataatataccaAATAAGGTATTCTATTTCGTCGACTGCTTGATGTACTCGGACGGGGCGCGTGTGTGCCATAGAAAGGAGGAGATTGATTCTCACGCCAAATTAGTCGATACTGGGAACATTGTGCGACCGAACGAAGCCAACATTCTTTCGCAGGATGAATTTATATGCGAACAGAGTGAAGACAAAAGAATTATATGTGATTTCAATCAATTTGTACCGTATAATGATGAACTTAAATTAAAGGAttctttaaaaactaaaaccaaTATACTCTTAAAAACAGGTACATCTCTAGTGAATCTAGACTATAGTTGTCTGAATTCTTGGTGTGGGTATTCTGGGCAAATGTCTCCTACTCGTAGAATAGAGCATTACGAGCCACCAGGAGGAAAAGTGTACCGCTGTTATTACGCAAAAGGGCAGCAGGCTTGCAAGGAATTATACGGTAGAATGAGGTCAGTTTACAACGACCGAGATTGGTTAAGTTCTTGA